Below is a genomic region from Sphaeramia orbicularis chromosome 6, fSphaOr1.1, whole genome shotgun sequence.
CCTGTCATCTCCCtgtgaaatagtttttttttgtctttttggatcctgttaagtctttaaccctttcatgcatgaattatgagaacctaagtcaatatttttttcttgagtgatttttttttgtttccttttttaggcatgaaaaaaaaaactatacaattgaatttttttcacaaagttacaaaaatgtccactcagttggacaccatgcgtttaattttggaagcaaagaaatatgtatttaaaacccatcatcagaaagtgatctactgtgtgaaaaatatgaaataaaaacatttttaatgccgctaatacctttatctcacattttagcatactctaatactagttggttacttacttcatggagataatacgcaaaaaaaaactttttgttcaagaaaactgttaattacagtttaataacaattaacaattgatttacactcaaaaatgttagtgcagatcaggtttatcaagaatagcaaaattgcagtaatggcatgaatcgcagtgtatgggatgatgcttaagtgtccactgttttggctgatatggaactaaaacaacaaaattcatgaatatacaagagaacaggtgtagaatagctgtccactgtagtgaccactatgcatgaaagggttaaaacctgacgtgtcatcgctaacacaccctgcgcatatgcagtttggatggctgtgactctttcactgtttgtgcaattggaaaaatttcgctctctgaaacctgagacgttacACTTTGAAGGCTTTATTCAGTCATTACAGTAGTTCCATTCCCACCTGCACTGGAAGCTGAAGAATAAGCCATTTTGGCAACATTATAActtgcagtaaattgtaaattacTGCTAGATTTGGAAATTCTAAGAACTCCTTAATACTCTTatcataatgtataaagcccatgaccAGATGCTCCcttacagtctacaggagatgtttgagcccaggcaaagtaataataatttaaggggaactgaaatctacaagaaaatgaagtgtagaacaaacatgcTGTataaagccagtgtatctctgtcagaggggtacatctgtggaataatctggagcaaaacttaaaaatgtcttcttcaatttgtgcatttaaaaggatgtataaatctagtataataacaaaatatagaacattatctgaataagtgtatATCTAGTTATTACATAGACATACGCATAAAAtgagatattattgtaattaattaattatcttaataagatattatcacatttattgatcactgtatttgtagaaaataattaaagtgcatataaatattatagtttatattaagaaacggttgattatgcaaatctgattgtgtgtgaggtgactaaaaaagtgtatgtgaatgctttgtacggatgttttgtgttattgtaaaaatatacagaagaaaagatgtgttaacaaagcaaaggaagcagaaataatttaattattagtttgtaaaaaggggtgggagtcaatacgttatacttcttccaactccttttcaagcacaggaaaatttagtttgaccatgttgtatggttctgtgttatctgatgattctatgtgctcgaaataaaactacactactactactactactactaaggactcactcacagcatattttctaacgtttttatcatcaaaataaaaaaaaattaaaaaaaaaaagtccagacagaccattttaggctcagggtttaaagggttaaacataactAAACACATATTATCTAAACATAGGTGGGTCTGTGTGTTATAAAAACTGTAAGTGTGATTTGAACTTTGAGGCTGGTGAAACAGGCGTTCCCCATCATGCACCTGTGACTCAACATGAACGTCCACCTGATCTTTACTCTAAAAACTGCTCTTAAAACAGCAACCACTGTTTGAGCAAATATTGGTTTATCTTCAGTCGACACACCTGCAGCAGACACACAGGAGCCcaacctgtgtgtgtctgtggacataACCCAGAATATAAAGTGTGCAGATGTGACAGGGGAAAAGGGAAAGGGGGGGAGGGGCTTTGGCTTATgttaaagacaaagaaagaaaagaggcAAACAGATAGCCATAATGGACAatgcactgaaaaatgtaggtgttACAGTTACATACTTAAAAATTTTGAGAACAAAGAAATCCAATTTATAGGCAATTGCAACATGATCTGACTTGATAAAACATGCAGGGAATAACTTAaggatattatgataaataaacCCAAAAGAATAATTAAATCTTCCAAAACCTTGTTAGATGTCATTATTTTAAACAAACCGGAAAGGATAATAAAAAGGAATAGCTAAATAGCAGTCTTATCTGatcaaaaacagcataaaaatgatCATCCAATATCCCTTATTCCAAAGAAAGGTTTGTTTCCCCTGGAGAATGATATGAAGAAAACTGAGTGGAATGAAGTCAGTGAAAATAAATCATGTTAGCAAGCACTGACCTAACATTATCCATAAAAACATTTGACTAaagtgcacaaaaacaaaaaaataagaaacaaaagggATCAAGAGAGAAAAGAGGACCAAGCTATTTTATGGTTTTAATAGTGATCTCTGGTACTTACTGAAAAAAAGAGATGctgcagtaaaaaaaagaaaagaaaaaaggaccaTCTATTTTACAGACACCTGagaaataaagtcacaacactgCTGAGGAAAGCAAAAGCCTTAGCCCATGTATGAGAAAGTATtgacaaactccattttagggtcactgtttttcaacatttatatcAATGACCTCCAATGACCCCTCGGTGTGTGATGTTAATACCATATATATGTATGCTGATGACACTGTACTGTTCACACATGGGAAATGAAACAGAGTCATCCATGAGAGTAACTATAGTAACTCAAGAAGGTCACTGACGGGCTGTCAAATTCAGGTCTTACACTAAAGATTGAAAAaataatgtcagtgtttttcagaaACAGATATAAACTATTTTGAGATATTTGTGTAAGCGAACAAACAATTATGAACGTGGATGACTTTATCTATTTAGGTCTATTTTAGATCCAGAGAAATGTCTGACCCTAACTAAAATAtttgtgataaaataaaataaaatcttgcatatttaaaaaattattattattataacctttatttaaccaggaaaaaaaagctcattgagattaaaaatctttttcaagagtgtccaggccaagacagcagcagatgTTGCAagaaatggaaatcacagccatacatccacactaaaaatatgcataaatacattgaaagtcagtactaaaaacaaacttaaaactgataagatcATACATATAAAacgtcaccattattttaaaaacttactaaaaataTAACaacgttccttaaaagcatctcaaagcggTCTTAAAAATAAGCAGGTCTCTTACCATGGAGGTGTCTCATATGTATCTAATCCCAGTTAATTTTCCTCATGTCTCACATTGTATGACATACTGGTCTCAGGCCAGTAAAACCACCTTAAAGACTCAGGCATCATTATACAAATCCACCCTTAAGATTCATGAGAAGAAAACTTGACAGTATCACCACTGTTGAATTCTGACAACACACAATGTTCTAATTTTTGACaggtttataatttttttttaatgaacatctgtgtaCTTTACAAAAACTTTCCTGCTGATGCTACTCCTGACATGAGAAAGTTTGTTGCGCTGAGCTCTGGAAAAACAGCTCGAGTCACTCGGTCGCCTGCTAGAAGGGAGTGTAGAATTCCCAAATGTAGGacattttttacaaaatcatCCTGTTCTTATATTGCCATGAGTCAGTTTAACACTTAACTAACAGAGATCATATCATGAACAATGTTTCGCACCTGTTTGCACACTTGGCAAAGCAATGGCTGTTGTTAAAGCACATTTGTAcctatttttatatgttttaaatgtatgtgtgtgttttatgtggggCAATGActgtatgtgtaagtgtgtgtgcataagagtgtgtatgagtgcatgtgtgagtgtatgggtgtgtgtgttgggctgGTAAATTGGAATGGTTTTGGAAGTGGTATTTTTATTGATGGGTAGGATGTTCATATAATGTATGATAGGCTGCTGCGATATGTTGAACCAGAAcctttttattctcattaaaccctttaaccctttatcgggcaagtgtctatttttggtcatttccacatacattacaagacagtgacagcaacagttccagcgaggacagtgagtcaacaatctcaggtccaatgtggtctccagggtctgtaaggtccacctctgcatgaacagtgagtgtacctgctttgttaggtaccatgaagtaatggtactaatgtaaggaatgatgttcaaagggagaatgtggatgtggacaggtgtctggatcagcacttatgttgtaatgttctaaaatgcatgttcatttcacattatatgtgtttttcatgtattttttatatttaaaaatatcaggggactatgaacatgttggatgaaaaaaaaacaaaaaactttaagattgatttattttgtcatttgtagctgaTACATAATATCTGGGAGTCCTAGAACCCAAttttactgtttctaaatgatgtctaTAAAAAAAGAGCCAATTGATTGTCATTGTTTTATAAGACTATATGTGACATCCACATTTACGTACATTTTTTGTCTCATACTTTACTTGCCCAAGAGAGTACTGGTTTATATCTCAACCTTAATGATTATAGGTTTTAAGCATTAGTTATTCTTATTCACTCCAAACATGATACTGGGATAATATTAAATAATTTGTTCTTCAGATAATTTTAATTACCAGCCTTGAGGACTTGAGAATTATTACGTAACCATAATCACTTTACCCTACGTAACCAGACTCCCCTTCATATTGATATCCCCCAATCCTAGacccatttattttttttcactaaaattacaGGAGTTGCTACAATCTACCTGATACTATTATAATGTTACTTTTGGCAACTTCTAATGTTACTTTTGGCAACTTCTAGTgaaaacaggaactttttttttttaagaatatatttgttcaattttcatttttcaaaacaacacaaaacaaaacagcccagCACCAGTCCAAACTGAAACAGAGATTCACAGTCAGCATGGAGACAGATActcatcacattcatatctatacaaaacaacaaaaagttcATTCAAAAGCAGATGAAAGCTCGAGACagaattgaggacacatttccttcagtataGTCCAGGAAGGGTTTCCAAATATGACTGAGTATGTCAGTCCTAGAGTGTGTCAGgcatgtcaaaaagtcaagtGGAATGTGCTCCAGTATCAGCTTCCTCCATCCAGAAATAGAAGGGGGTTTATCAGAAGTCCAGTGTAATAGTATATTCTTTCGGGcacataatattaaaatattatataGTTTCCTGTTATGTTTGTTAGTGATACACCTATTTGGTAAGCCAAGGAGAAGAGATAGAGGATCAAAATCAATGTGGGTTTTGAGAATTTTTCTAATTTCAAGTAGGACAGACTCCCAGTATCCCTGAATGTTGGGGCATGACCACAGACAATGTGTGAAGTTGCCATCATATATTCTACATTTGAAACACTGTGGAGAAGAACCTGGTTTAAATTTGGATATATGGTTTGGCGCCAAGTGGGCTCTATGTAGCAGTTTAAGTTGTAAAGCCCAAGGAACTTTTAATTGAAACTGAAAAATGTGCCaattttttatgcagttttttttttaccctacgtaACTGAGACGTTTTTCACAAAGATTTcagtgaaaatggctgaaatCGACAAATATCTTTGCACGGCCCCAAAGTACTAGAAATACGCTCTCCATCCATGTATTAcacttttttgccacttacaggcaagggaccaaatatggtaactgcactgaccttaattttctacatgaaaatgaaacattttgaaaaatttgacaaaagtaataaagtcttgttatgtcctcccataacacattaaggttgaaatgttgaatttcagagtatttctatgagtgccctataaacaGTTAATCATTTATCAACCTTTACATCCACCTGTCCAGGGACTACACTGTGCTGTAACTTGGTATCATGCTTCTTCCCTTGTTTGGAGGTCAATGTATGGTTGTGCACTGTCcctgtattaaaaaataaatagataaaagaacAAATACAACGGCATAACTCCAATGACGAAATGTATGACACACTGGACTTGATGCTAATGAAGCGAGTTTGTTTTGTTCCTCAGAGGATGGATTAAAGGTTGTGATGTCATCAAGAGGCTGGTTCAGCATTGTCCATATgcagagtgtgtgtctgtgtgtgtgtgaggggaggGGATGCTCAGCAGCTGTAGGCGGGCAGCGACAGAAGGCGACAACTCCACAACTCGACTGGCTGTTCCTCCAAGCCTGGCAAGTAAGTTTTCATATTTCTGTCATGTTTTACACTCAAAACCCCCTCGTCTGCTTACATGgatatatcttaaaaaaaaaaaaaaaaaaaaaaggaatagccTATCTGTCCTTTCGTCCATCAGTAGAAAGTTGATCAGCTGCTGTTTGACTGAAACTAAAATACTGAATAGTTGCGTTGTATTGAATGTGGTGTTTTACTGCAGTTCTGTCACATAAGCGCAGGCTGAGCATTTTAACCTTTATcataaacaaaacaatcaacataaTCCAGCATTTGTACTGATAATACCCTTAGTTTCACTCTCTCCAGGGATCTTCTATTTTTATGATCAGCATATTTTCTTGTGATGTTGCATGTCACTCTAGAATTTATTATTGTGAGAGGTTTGTTTAATTAAATGTGCGATTGTGGGCATGTTTGACGAAAAAATCCAAGTCGTACGTGTGTTAAATTAGATGATTTGCTGCAGATTTTGATGTGAAAAAgctactttatttttcttttttgaataTTTCCCCTTTGGTTTGGTATTTTGATGATTTTTACAAATAAAACTACCAGTTTAATTTGTATTTTCAACAGCTGTTAGTATGTTGGGATCTCAACTAGTTGAATGATCAACATCTTGATTTTTATGTGATGCTGCGTTTTATCCCAGCAGTTTGTTATTGTAATGTGTAATTGTAGTTAAATGTGTGATTATTGACAtgtttgagtacaaaaaaaataaaaactcataaTTTGGTTTACCTTAAATGTGATTATTTGCAGCAATTTTTATCATCCAACAGCAATATATTCAGTATTTTCTGaactttaattttaaaaaattgcaaaaaaaaaaaaaaaaaaagttacatctaCTCATTTTACATCTTGATTAATATAATGATGCTTCATGTTGCCTCAGAATGTCTGTGGTTTTAGTTAAATGTGTTTTCAAGAGCAGATGCATCAGTGACATCAGTGCTTTGGCTTTATCACTGCTTAACTTTCACATTTTTGTTGCTACCACCTACGTTTTGAGGTGTTAAACTCAACCTCGACTACAAAATGAGAAGATATTTGAACCATTTCTGGCTttaaatatttttcatcattatcattaaATATGAGTTTTCCACAACTAGAGCAAAAGGTTGGAGGGggaaaagcaaaaattaaaagtcagtgtgtgtgtatgtgtgtgtgcttttgtaGACTCAGAGGAAGTAAAGGTGTAAAACGTCCTTGTTTCCTGGTCACAGTGCTCAGACTGGTCTTTGGGCGTTCTTGAAGTGCCGGGAGCCTCAGTGTTGAACATACATGCCTTCCTTTATGACTGTAAACAGGCTCTGCAGGAGTAAACTTAAAGGGATTCACACTGTCCCATAACTTTGTTTCATGTTGCCTCCGGAAGAGAGAGTGAACCCCAGGATTCAGGAGGAAGTTCCTCTAAATGTTGTTCCTCGTTTTAACCAAAGGGagcatcccactccttttcttcATGCTAagatttcattgttttcttatgCTAATAGGTTTCTATTCAGGGCGGTCGGGGCCGGGGTGAGGGGGGGGGTGCAGCTCCTAAGACGTTTCATGGAATCTGTGTTAGGCTTTAGAGAAATGAAACCAGGCTAGAAGAGGCTTTGTTTTGGGCCAATGAATCAGTATTCTTTTGAGGGGAAATCTAAAGGGCTTTTTCAGACGCTGCTTGGCCTTCTTGCcccccctcctcttctcctcttcatTGATGGAGGACAGACTGGAGGCCTGCTGAGAGCCGGTTCTGCCTCATAAAAGGCCGCAGGAGGAGCAAGAAGAGCAGGATTTGCTCTGCCAGCTGACATGTGAAAGGAGACCATTGCTTTAATGGAGGCCTGAAAGAGGAGTCTGTCATTTCTCAGCACAATAACAGCAGAGAGGGAGAGAAGAGCTTTATGGGTAATTGACTCTTTTTTTCAAAGCAGAGCCAAGAGCTCGCACTACATTTTTTTCTCGGAACTGATGGGCGCTGTCGCCGTGTGACACCTCGCTTTAACTGCACATCCTTCAGGATAGTGAAAAagcagaaataaatgaaaatatgtcTGCAAAACAACCCAAATATATGTGTGAGAATAGAGGCGGTATCTGAATACATTAGCCTACTTTTATAATCCTAAAGCTGCTGTGACTACAATAGTCAGATTATTTGGCTTAAGCATTCTGAGATTTAGGGGGGCTGAGCTGAATAGGGAGCAGATTTGATTTGGACTAAATTTGGACCATCTGGCCCTGGTCGACCAGATCACGCTACAGTTACACACAAGGATCATGTCAGCTCTGAAAAAAATACGATCAGATTACAGCCAAAGACAAACATCACTGCTCAGCTCTGATCTCAATGTGAAAAGTCAGGTCCGGCCGCGGTGCATTTACATCCTTCTGACCTGTTGTATGATCTGTCCGTGTGTTTTTCTCTGCAGGATGCGAAGTTTATTCTCAGTgacgctgctgctgctcctggccCTGACGCTCACCACTGAGGCCTCCAAAAAAGCCAAAAATCACAAAGGTGAGGCACTTCaacattttttaaatctattttttttttttttttacttgttaaaTGTGACAGTGATTCCCTGAATGCACCAGGCACCCTCCTTTTTCCTAACCAGCGTCAAATAGAGACCTCTGCCAACACtggctgtttccatggtaacaggcATCTTGGTCCTGATTCATCAGTTGGTGCCACTGGTTACTTTAAAACCCACTGTCTGAGGAGGCGGTGACTCTGAATGGAATAATGACTGACGACAAGCACCAACCGACAAACTACAAATAAGACCTGACTGTTACTGTTCTATATTACagggacaaaagtaatgggacacgttGAACTTAAGTGTTTCATTGCtgcaaacaacaacgacagataTCCTATTTTTAAATTGCAATAAATATCagtgtaataaacatgtgtaTTTCCTCTTTAGGCCTGTAGGAGTTGTCTTCTTAAATTTACTCAGTATTAAACCTAACTAGTTTTCTGAAATACTTAAATACTTAACTGACCATAAGTAATCATTATAAACCACTGGATTTCTTCAACtatcactcaggaagaaaaatcatcCTGTAGACATGatcatttttatctatttatttattttattttaccttaatttaaccaggaagtcccattgagattaggaatctcttaattactgacaactgaacatttttattgTGTTAATATTTCAAATCAACAAGAATTGGACACTCTATGAGCTGTAAATATAATGTGTCCCCatatttttttccatatagtGATAAATCAGAGAGAATGACAATCAAGTTTCATTtagtgcagtagtttttgtgtaatcctgcaAGTTAATTCACTTCATCATCAGTGAATCTGCTCATTAAGAACAGCTTTTATGCTCATACCCATGAAAACGTAAGaagaaaaatatcacattttCTCACTGGAGATGAATTTAGTCTGCCAAGGTCAGTGTTAAGGTTTTATACAGGGTTCGTatgcatttttcaaggtcaaattcaagcacttttcaagcacttttaagggtaattttttaatttttccagcacatcacCTTGTCGCTggagtaaaatacatatctacaggaatacatatacttatgattattttctcactttttatcacaatgatgtacattgtataaAGCTATagacatctaaaattatgtttcataacagcaaaaagtttagaaattaaaggagaacacaaagttttatcccacCAAACCAatgattaagataaaaatgtccctgagttgacctgagaacacccgaaattttcttttttgctaTAAAGTTTTATTTCTTAACATGTATCACCTCTCGGTAGgtagctttggcttgacatctaacctggcagagttaatattaaaaataaataaacaaatcacatcacagttatattttcaagcacttaaactgaaattcaagcacttttcagtcATTGAAATCACAACATTGgcattcaagcattttcaagcacccgtacaaaccctgCTTATAATACCTGAATcccttcattcatttatttgtgcagcTATGGTAATTCTTCCTCTGGTGGTTGTCAAACTATGTATGTAAACGTTCAAACAGGAATAGTTTCAAAATCTAATTTTGttggaacaaaaaaaaaggcttttgggAGACCCTGTACCTGTACTCAGAAAAATAGGTTCAAGAACAGAGGAGCAGGTTTTTCCAGGTTCCAGTAAATGGAGTCACACTTGACTGAAAACTCAACAACCATTAAGAGGAAGCAGGAGAGTATTTTTAAACACAATGGAAAATCTGACCTCACAAACGCAGTGGATTGATATTTAACCTGCTCAGTCCTACATGGTGTCACTTGGTCCTTGTTCCTGTTGAATGTCTAATATGTCAATGGTGTGTACAACCTGTTCTTTGCTGTCCCCCAGtggcaaaagaaacaaaacacacctATGTGAcaggtttaacccataacgacccagagATCCACCActgaccgaaaccatctactgatctcaaatgtttaatacctgttgatccattaatcttatcaatgcatgtaaGTAAAAggtacaaaatacagtttgtcatcttttcatggtcatcagatatgacccatttagacgttcagcggctagtgaatgtggaaacaccatcatcttctacaatgttgattcattagtaaaacccatggagttggatcaatgacagtggatggagacacttggttttatgtccagttaaagatatatttactgaaaaagtcactttttcttcagttttctctgttttgatatataatggattggatttatagatggactgatataataacctttgcatgTACTATGatatttatgaatatctacatgatcattgaataaaatataggaaaaaataatttccactgaaaaatgtaaaatgcagaggataatattataataaaaggtgatgaatcacttgggaaagacacaCAGatagttgtgacaaaaatagtcgtgggtctttaagggttttaaTCAGCGTGTCTTTTCAGAATCAGTTGTTGAGTTCTATTGTCTTTCTGGTTCATTAGGCAGTAAACATGAGTCCCGGTCCAGACCTGCCTCAGAGTGCACCCCTGCAGAGACTCAGTACGGGAAATGTGTCCCAGAACACGGAGACTGTGGAGACGGTCTGAGAGAGGCCACATGTAAGGATCGCACTGACAAGATTCACTGCAAGATCCCCTGCAACTGGAAGAAGGACATCAGTaagaacacaccaacaccaaaCCCATCTGAACAATAAACCAGCAAGACCCTTTATCTGTGACACCAGG
It encodes:
- the mdkb gene encoding midkine b, producing MRSLFSVTLLLLLALTLTTEASKKAKNHKGSKHESRSRPASECTPAETQYGKCVPEHGDCGDGLREATCKDRTDKIHCKIPCNWKKDISDCKYKFGPWGACDAATNTKSRSGTLKRALFNADCQTTVKVSKPCSPKVKKPRGEKKSN